The proteins below come from a single Alligator mississippiensis isolate rAllMis1 chromosome 2, rAllMis1, whole genome shotgun sequence genomic window:
- the INS gene encoding insulin, translated as MALWIHSLPLLAFLALSSPSVSYAAANQRLCGSHLVDALYLVCGERGFFYSPKGRRDLEQPLVNGPLRNEVEELAFQQQEYEKVKRGIVEQCCHNTCSLYQLENYCN; from the exons ATGGCTCTCTGGATCCACTCACTGCCTCTCCTGGCCTTCCTTGCTCTCTCCAGCCCCAGTGTCAGCTATGCTGCAGCTAACCAGCGCCTGTGTGGCTCTCACTTGGTGGATGCTCTCTATCTGGTGTGTGGTGAAAGGGGTTTCTTCTACTCTCCCAAAGGTCGACGGGACCTTGAACAGCCTCTAG TGAATGGGCCTCTGCGGAACGAAGTGGAAGAGCTAGCATTCCAACAGCAGGAATATGAGAAAGTGAAGAGGGGAATTGTCGAGCAATGTTGCCATAACACCTGCTCCCTTTACCAGCTGGAAAACTATTGCAACTAG